The Nitrospirota bacterium genome has a segment encoding these proteins:
- a CDS encoding glycosyltransferase: protein MLGAKMNGKSFLHVNSTREGGGVAEILQRMIPILNELGIDARWEVIEGDPRFFEITKKIHNALQGRIEDITEEMWNYHFEVNKKNAEKIDLKADAILIHDPQPVALIEFKKDGLWFWRCHIDLSKPQENVSDYLCKYCKKYNAAVFSVSKFARLLDIKEFIVPPSIDPISEKNRELSEDEIEETLNKFQIPRDKPIILQVSRFDRFKDPIGVIKAYRMVKKYNDCILILAGSPATDDPEGEIVLNEVKEYAENEPDIFILLLPPFSDKDINALQRSATVVLQKSLKEGFGLTVSEAMWKGKPVIGSAVGGIPLQITHGITGFLVHSVEGTAFRIRQLLNDPDMSLRIGENAREYVRKNFLITRQIRDYLSIWYALENKGKSVLEL, encoded by the coding sequence ATGCTTGGTGCAAAAATGAACGGCAAATCTTTTCTTCACGTAAATTCTACCCGTGAAGGTGGTGGAGTAGCTGAGATACTTCAAAGGATGATACCTATTCTGAACGAGCTTGGAATTGATGCGAGGTGGGAAGTCATAGAAGGTGACCCAAGATTTTTTGAAATAACAAAAAAAATTCATAATGCCTTACAGGGCAGAATAGAAGATATTACCGAAGAGATGTGGAATTATCACTTCGAGGTGAATAAAAAAAATGCAGAAAAGATAGATTTAAAAGCTGATGCGATACTAATACATGATCCTCAACCGGTTGCACTTATTGAGTTTAAAAAAGATGGTTTGTGGTTTTGGAGATGTCATATTGACTTATCTAAGCCTCAGGAAAATGTTAGTGATTATCTATGCAAATACTGTAAGAAATACAACGCTGCGGTCTTTTCTGTCTCAAAATTTGCCAGATTATTAGATATAAAAGAATTTATAGTTCCGCCTTCAATTGACCCAATAAGCGAAAAAAATCGAGAGTTATCAGAAGATGAAATAGAAGAGACATTAAATAAATTTCAGATTCCAAGAGATAAACCGATTATTCTTCAGGTATCCAGATTTGACAGATTTAAAGATCCTATCGGTGTGATTAAAGCTTATAGAATGGTAAAGAAATATAATGATTGTATTCTTATCCTTGCAGGTAGCCCTGCAACTGATGATCCTGAAGGAGAAATAGTTTTAAATGAGGTTAAAGAATACGCAGAAAATGAACCTGATATATTTATTTTATTATTGCCACCTTTCAGTGATAAGGATATAAATGCGCTTCAAAGATCTGCGACTGTAGTTCTTCAAAAATCCCTAAAGGAGGGCTTTGGACTTACTGTCTCAGAGGCAATGTGGAAGGGTAAACCAGTAATAGGCAGCGCTGTGGGGGGCATCCCTCTTCAGATAACTCATGGTATCACCGGATTTCTCGTTCACTCAGTCGAAGGTACAGCCTTCAGAATAAGGCAGCTTCTGAATGATCCTGATATGTCACTAAGGATTGGAGAAAATGCCAGAGAATATGTCAGAAAAAATTTCCTTATCACGCGTCAGATTAGAGATTATCTGTCAATCTGGTATGCATTGGAAAACAAAGGCAAAAGTGTCCTCGAACTATAA
- a CDS encoding type II toxin-antitoxin system VapC family toxin produces the protein MILYLGTSSLVKFYVEEKYSDILRQWVNLAEIVATCRLSYTEVISALDSRLKAHDISKNDYDLIVKQFSHDWLHFAIIDFDEREASNLVKKHGLRRFDAIHLSAAKLIQKERKDITIFFSSAVKKLCRAATSEGLHVLNYS, from the coding sequence ATGATACTATATTTAGGCACAAGCAGTCTTGTAAAATTTTACGTCGAGGAAAAATACTCTGATATTCTCAGACAGTGGGTCAACCTTGCTGAAATCGTAGCAACATGCCGCCTATCATATACAGAAGTAATATCTGCACTTGACTCACGGTTGAAGGCTCATGACATTTCGAAAAATGATTATGACCTGATCGTAAAACAATTTTCACATGACTGGCTTCATTTTGCGATTATTGATTTTGATGAACGGGAAGCAAGCAATTTAGTAAAAAAACACGGCTTAAGACGTTTCGATGCTATTCATCTCTCCGCAGCAAAGCTAATACAGAAAGAGCGAAAGGATATCACAATTTTTTTCTCGTCTGCTGTCAAAAAACTCTGCAGAGCTGCAACCTCCGAAGGGCTGCATGTTCTCAATTACAGTTAA
- a CDS encoding HPP family protein: protein MRKSTTKMIDELRLFWKHYVFQSFFATLTMFIVLLFLNLQHVVIIASIGATTFIIFAMPNYITAKPRNVIGGHLVGLFSGSLCALIPHPSFIYSILIYSLAVGISIFLMVVIDTEHPPASGTALSVAITGFSLSTAIFIIVSVLVLSLIHHFFKPYLKDLT from the coding sequence ATGAGAAAATCTACCACTAAAATGATTGATGAACTCAGATTATTCTGGAAGCATTATGTATTTCAGAGTTTTTTTGCTACTCTTACAATGTTCATAGTGCTTTTATTTTTAAACTTACAACATGTAGTAATAATAGCATCAATAGGTGCTACCACTTTTATCATTTTTGCAATGCCGAATTATATTACTGCCAAACCGAGAAATGTTATAGGAGGTCATCTGGTCGGCCTTTTTTCAGGATCTTTATGTGCTTTAATTCCACACCCGTCATTTATCTATTCTATTCTTATATATTCACTTGCTGTAGGGATTTCTATTTTTTTGATGGTAGTTATAGACACAGAACATCCGCCTGCATCAGGCACTGCTTTAAGCGTTGCAATTACTGGTTTTTCTCTAAGTACTGCAATTTTTATAATAGTAAGTGTTTTAGTGCTATCTCTTATTCATCATTTCTTTAAACCATATCTCAAAGATTTAACATAA
- a CDS encoding glycerate kinase → MVKDILKEIFFSAIKAVLPYDTVGNHCSNILSAYIDGKFNNFIVAGFGKAACPMAKAIEDFLMEFITNGIVITKYSHCSRYKLEKLQLFEAGHPIPDENGVKGTIEILNILRGNDANTLVVFLISGGGSALLTAPCKGILLHEKQYLTELLLHAGADIQELNTVRKHVSMVKGGRLAEIAYPAKMISLILSDVIGDKLDVIASGPTSPDQTTYNDALNVLRKYDLIERVPRMILDILQKGNEGLLSETPKQTNRVFERVENIIIGSNKIALEAARDKAKALGFDVLLFSSEITGEAREAGRLLAKKALEIRKSSLSNEKKCLISGGETTVTIKGCGSGGRNMELALSFAQEIEGIEGIMLLSAGTDGTDGPTDAAGAIVNGHTISKARADGLDPDDYLKNNDSYTFFKRIDELFITGPTYTNVMDIQIILIE, encoded by the coding sequence ATGGTAAAAGACATATTAAAAGAAATATTTTTTTCAGCCATAAAAGCGGTATTACCATATGATACTGTAGGGAATCATTGCAGTAATATTTTATCTGCATACATAGATGGAAAATTTAATAATTTTATTGTTGCAGGATTTGGAAAAGCTGCATGTCCAATGGCAAAGGCAATAGAAGATTTTCTGATGGAATTTATAACGAATGGGATTGTTATAACGAAATACAGCCATTGCAGCAGATATAAGTTAGAAAAATTGCAGTTATTCGAAGCAGGACATCCTATCCCGGATGAGAATGGTGTTAAAGGAACTATAGAGATTTTGAATATTCTTAGAGGAAATGATGCAAATACTCTTGTTGTTTTTCTTATATCCGGTGGAGGCTCTGCCCTACTAACAGCCCCTTGCAAAGGTATTTTACTTCATGAAAAACAGTATTTGACAGAGTTACTCCTTCATGCTGGTGCAGATATACAAGAATTAAACACAGTTAGAAAACATGTCTCCATGGTTAAAGGTGGAAGGCTTGCTGAAATTGCATATCCTGCAAAAATGATATCACTTATACTTTCTGATGTAATAGGGGACAAACTGGATGTTATTGCCTCAGGTCCTACATCTCCTGATCAAACAACTTATAATGATGCCCTTAATGTTTTGAGAAAGTATGATCTAATAGAAAGAGTTCCGCGTATGATATTAGACATTTTGCAAAAAGGCAACGAAGGACTATTGTCCGAAACACCAAAACAGACAAATAGGGTATTTGAAAGAGTTGAAAATATAATTATTGGAAGTAATAAAATAGCTCTTGAAGCAGCAAGGGATAAAGCAAAGGCACTGGGATTTGATGTTTTATTGTTTTCTTCTGAAATCACAGGTGAAGCACGTGAAGCCGGAAGGTTACTCGCGAAAAAGGCATTAGAGATCAGGAAATCATCTCTATCCAACGAGAAAAAATGTCTAATTTCAGGTGGAGAAACAACGGTTACTATCAAGGGATGCGGTTCAGGCGGAAGGAATATGGAACTGGCGCTTTCATTTGCACAGGAGATTGAGGGCATTGAAGGGATTATGCTCCTTTCAGCAGGGACAGACGGAACTGATGGGCCAACAGATGCTGCCGGGGCAATCGTAAATGGTCATACAATTTCGAAAGCCAGAGCTGACGGTCTTGACCCGGATGACTATCTGAAAAATAATGATTCATACACGTTTTTTAAAAGGATTGATGAACTTTTTATTACAGGCCCGACATATACGAACGTTATGGATATCCAGATAATATTGATAGAATGA
- the treZ gene encoding malto-oligosyltrehalose trehalohydrolase, producing MKIAAQYLGDGRCKFILWAPFLKNVQLKIVSPEKCLIQMEKDSKGYWKKIVEGITPGTLYFYFLNEQIKRPDPASNYQPQGVHGPSQVVDHKSFNWEDERWRGIPLSEMIIYELHVGTFTPEGTFDAIITRLPDIKDTGINVIEIMPVAQFPGNRNWGYDGSYPFAVQNSYGGPVGLKRLVNECHKMGMAVILDVVYNHLGPEGNYLGDYGPYFTDRYKTQWGMAINFDGAYSNEVRNFFIENALHWFRNYHIDGLRIDAVHGISDLSAKPFLQELAEKVEEFSSHQGRKFYLIAESDLNDSKVIKPKEVGGYGFDAQWCDDFHHALHSLVTNETNGYYIDFGNIGHLKKSIKEGFVYSGQYSEYRKRNHGNSSKERPSSQFVVFSQNHDQIGNRMFGERLSNLVSFESLKLIAATFLLSPYIPLLFMGEEYGEDAPFLYFVSHSDKDLIQAVRKGRKEEFKAFEWKGEPPDPQSVETFMNSKINWEKRNKGKYNVLLNFYKSLIRLRKEIPAFSNLDRESLDVYEFGEEKLLLIRRWKEESHIFIMLNFEEDDRKINFCLPEGIWKKILDSSESIWSGPGTLLPERLIKHSEIILRGQSVAVYLRLI from the coding sequence ATAAAAATCGCTGCTCAATATCTCGGGGATGGAAGATGCAAGTTTATTCTTTGGGCACCTTTTTTAAAAAATGTTCAATTAAAAATAGTATCTCCTGAAAAGTGCCTCATTCAGATGGAGAAAGACAGCAAAGGTTATTGGAAGAAAATTGTAGAGGGAATTACACCTGGGACTTTATATTTTTACTTTCTGAATGAGCAGATAAAAAGGCCTGATCCTGCCTCAAACTATCAGCCTCAAGGTGTGCACGGTCCTTCTCAAGTGGTTGATCACAAATCCTTTAATTGGGAGGACGAAAGATGGAGAGGGATACCTCTTTCTGAAATGATAATCTATGAATTACATGTGGGTACATTTACGCCTGAAGGCACATTCGATGCCATTATAACACGGTTACCTGACATAAAGGATACAGGTATAAATGTCATTGAGATAATGCCTGTAGCTCAGTTCCCCGGTAATAGAAACTGGGGATATGATGGTTCATATCCTTTTGCAGTACAGAATTCATACGGAGGACCTGTTGGTCTAAAAAGGCTTGTTAATGAATGTCACAAGATGGGAATGGCTGTTATTCTTGATGTCGTTTATAATCATCTTGGACCTGAAGGAAATTACTTAGGGGATTATGGACCATATTTTACTGATAGATATAAAACACAATGGGGTATGGCAATCAATTTTGATGGAGCTTATAGTAACGAGGTGCGGAATTTTTTTATAGAGAATGCATTACATTGGTTTAGAAATTACCATATAGATGGTTTGAGGATCGATGCTGTTCATGGTATCTCAGATTTGAGTGCTAAACCATTTTTACAGGAACTTGCAGAAAAAGTAGAAGAGTTTTCATCTCACCAAGGGAGAAAATTTTATCTAATTGCTGAAAGCGATCTAAATGATTCAAAGGTCATTAAACCTAAGGAAGTTGGTGGGTATGGTTTTGATGCTCAATGGTGTGATGATTTTCACCACGCCTTGCATTCCCTTGTTACGAACGAAACAAATGGGTACTATATCGATTTTGGGAACATAGGTCATCTAAAAAAATCAATAAAAGAGGGGTTTGTTTATTCAGGACAATATTCTGAATACAGAAAAAGAAATCACGGCAATTCATCAAAGGAAAGACCGTCATCTCAGTTTGTTGTTTTTTCACAAAATCATGATCAAATAGGAAATAGAATGTTCGGAGAAAGATTGTCGAATCTCGTTTCATTCGAATCGTTGAAGCTTATCGCCGCTACATTTCTCCTTTCACCCTATATCCCGCTTCTTTTTATGGGTGAAGAATATGGAGAAGATGCCCCCTTTTTATATTTTGTAAGCCATTCGGATAAAGATTTAATACAGGCTGTGAGAAAAGGACGAAAAGAAGAATTTAAAGCCTTCGAATGGAAGGGCGAGCCTCCCGATCCTCAAAGCGTGGAGACTTTTATGAACTCCAAAATAAATTGGGAAAAAAGAAATAAAGGCAAATATAATGTATTACTTAATTTTTATAAATCGCTTATAAGGCTAAGAAAGGAGATCCCAGCCTTTTCGAATCTTGATCGTGAATCACTCGATGTTTATGAATTCGGAGAGGAGAAACTTTTACTGATCAGGAGGTGGAAGGAAGAAAGTCATATATTTATAATGCTAAATTTTGAAGAGGATGATAGAAAGATTAACTTTTGTTTGCCTGAAGGAATATGGAAAAAGATTTTAGATTCTTCTGAGAGCATCTGGAGCGGCCCGGGGACGTTACTTCCTGAAAGACTCATCAAACATTCTGAAATAATTTTGAGAGGGCAGAGTGTGGCGGTATATTTGAGATTAATTTAA
- a CDS encoding malto-oligosyltrehalose synthase: MGKENLLLPRIPISTYRLQFNKNFRFTDAKNIVSYLHTLGITDIYASPYLMAKEGSLHGYDIVDHTRLNPEIGIEKEYYEFAGELKKYEMGQILDIVPNHMCIASKDNLWWMDVLENGPSSIYADYFDIDWSPLKKELNNKLLLPILGDQYGNVLEAQEFRLTFEEGSFFLYYYDNKFPIIPKTYIFILKQRIDELESTLSPDNAYFEELLSILTALDHLPPYTETDPEKIAERYREKEIIKKRLWTLYTESPEIRMFIDENVSIFNGRKGEPRSFDLLDELLNMQAYRLSYWRVATEEINYRRFFDINSLAAIRVENPLVFEDTHKFLFRLIQEGKVTGLRVDHPDGLYDPSAYFQKLQRKCFLQKRLGYSEIIKNETSQAYDMTDLEEKILAEYDETIFKDPQYKPFYVIGEKILCKGERMSEDWPIFSTTGYVFLNAVNGIFIDMNSAKAFDDIYSKFIKSRLNFQDVVYEKKKLIMKVAMSSEINSLGNILNRISEKNRHTRDFTLNSLTNAIIEVIAFFPVYRTYINLMTIKDKDRQYIEAAISKAKRNNPAISTSIFDFLRDVLLLKFPDNFGDEEKNEWLDFVMRFQKVTGPVMAKGLEDTAFYVYNRLISLNEVGGNPDKFGISLEAFHGMNIERMKFWPHALIASSTHDTKRSEDVRARINVLSEIPSEWRKRLISWSRMNKKLKVIVDGQSVPDRNEEYLLYQTLIGAWSLKVQQETEYENFKMRIKNYMLKAIREAKVNTSWINPNTIYEDAVQIFIDRIMDNKSENPFIKDLLEFQKLISNYGLYNSLSQTLLKITSPGIPDFYQGTELWDFSLADPDNRRPVDYKIRKKMLDELKKRESEVSLSDLARELTINKEDGMIKLYLIYKSLNYRRKESDLFQRGEYLPLEVMGKNFDNVCSFARRLKNKEIIIVVPRYFTRLVKEEPPLGEIIWKDTFVIVPFAKENVKYYNIFTGEIVSAKNYENAISLHLSEVFMHFPVAIMERVYD; encoded by the coding sequence TTGGGGAAAGAGAATCTCTTACTGCCAAGAATCCCAATCTCGACATATCGTTTGCAGTTCAATAAAAATTTCAGATTTACAGATGCGAAAAACATTGTTAGTTATCTTCACACACTGGGCATAACCGATATTTATGCATCACCATACCTGATGGCCAAGGAAGGCAGCCTTCATGGATATGATATCGTTGACCACACAAGACTGAATCCCGAGATAGGCATAGAAAAAGAATATTATGAATTTGCCGGCGAACTCAAAAAGTATGAGATGGGGCAGATACTTGATATTGTCCCGAATCATATGTGCATAGCGAGTAAAGATAACTTATGGTGGATGGATGTGTTAGAAAATGGTCCAAGCTCAATTTACGCTGATTACTTTGATATTGACTGGTCTCCATTAAAAAAAGAACTAAATAATAAACTGCTTTTACCGATTTTGGGTGATCAGTATGGAAATGTCTTAGAAGCACAGGAATTTAGATTAACCTTTGAAGAAGGATCTTTTTTTCTTTATTATTATGACAATAAATTTCCTATTATTCCCAAGACATACATTTTTATTCTAAAACAGAGAATTGATGAACTTGAATCTACTCTATCACCGGATAATGCTTATTTCGAAGAACTTCTAAGCATCTTAACAGCGCTCGATCATTTACCGCCTTATACAGAGACAGATCCCGAAAAGATTGCCGAAAGATACAGAGAAAAAGAGATAATTAAAAAAAGATTGTGGACATTATATACTGAAAGTCCTGAAATTAGAATGTTTATAGATGAAAATGTAAGCATTTTTAATGGGAGGAAAGGTGAACCAAGGAGTTTTGATCTCCTTGATGAACTTCTCAATATGCAGGCTTACAGACTTTCTTATTGGCGTGTGGCGACGGAGGAGATTAATTACAGAAGATTTTTCGATATAAACAGTCTTGCAGCGATAAGAGTAGAAAATCCACTCGTATTTGAAGACACACATAAATTTCTATTCAGACTTATTCAAGAAGGTAAGGTTACAGGATTGAGGGTTGATCATCCAGATGGCCTCTATGACCCCTCTGCATATTTTCAAAAGTTGCAGCGTAAGTGTTTTCTGCAAAAAAGACTGGGGTATTCAGAAATTATAAAAAATGAGACTTCACAAGCATACGATATGACAGATTTAGAAGAGAAAATACTTGCAGAGTATGATGAGACTATATTTAAAGATCCACAATATAAGCCGTTCTATGTAATAGGTGAGAAAATACTTTGTAAGGGCGAAAGGATGTCAGAAGATTGGCCTATTTTTAGCACTACTGGCTATGTCTTTTTAAACGCAGTGAACGGAATTTTTATAGATATGAATAGTGCAAAAGCGTTTGATGATATTTATTCAAAATTTATTAAATCAAGATTAAACTTTCAGGATGTTGTATATGAAAAGAAAAAATTAATTATGAAAGTGGCAATGTCAAGTGAGATAAATTCACTTGGTAATATACTCAATCGAATTTCTGAGAAGAATAGACATACAAGAGATTTCACCTTGAATAGTTTAACTAACGCTATTATAGAAGTGATAGCATTTTTCCCTGTATACAGAACATATATAAATTTGATGACGATTAAGGATAAGGATCGTCAATACATAGAGGCTGCGATATCGAAAGCAAAAAGAAATAACCCTGCTATAAGTACTTCAATTTTTGATTTTTTGAGGGATGTACTTTTACTCAAATTTCCTGATAATTTCGGGGATGAAGAAAAAAATGAATGGCTTGATTTCGTAATGAGATTTCAGAAAGTAACAGGTCCTGTAATGGCTAAAGGACTTGAAGATACTGCTTTTTATGTTTATAACCGATTGATTTCACTTAATGAGGTTGGAGGTAATCCTGACAAGTTCGGTATTTCGCTTGAGGCATTTCATGGTATGAATATAGAAAGGATGAAGTTTTGGCCACATGCATTGATTGCCTCTTCTACACATGATACTAAACGGAGTGAAGATGTGAGGGCAAGAATAAATGTTCTTTCTGAAATCCCGAGCGAGTGGAGAAAGCGACTTATTTCGTGGAGCCGGATGAATAAAAAGCTAAAGGTCATTGTAGATGGGCAGAGTGTGCCTGACCGCAACGAAGAATATCTTTTATATCAAACGCTGATAGGTGCATGGTCTTTAAAGGTTCAGCAGGAAACAGAATATGAGAATTTTAAAATGAGAATCAAAAATTATATGTTAAAGGCTATAAGGGAGGCAAAAGTCAACACGAGTTGGATAAATCCAAATACAATTTATGAGGATGCTGTGCAGATTTTTATTGATAGAATTATGGATAATAAATCAGAAAACCCTTTTATAAAAGATCTTTTAGAGTTTCAGAAGCTTATATCAAATTATGGTTTATACAATTCTCTTTCGCAGACTCTTCTGAAGATAACATCTCCGGGTATCCCAGATTTTTATCAGGGAACTGAACTCTGGGATTTCAGCCTTGCTGATCCTGATAATCGAAGACCTGTTGATTATAAAATAAGAAAAAAAATGCTGGATGAACTTAAAAAGCGAGAATCTGAAGTTTCTCTTTCGGACCTTGCAAGGGAGTTAACGATAAATAAAGAGGATGGCATGATAAAGCTTTATCTGATTTATAAGTCACTTAATTACCGCAGGAAAGAGAGTGATTTGTTCCAGAGAGGAGAATATTTACCTCTTGAAGTTATGGGTAAAAATTTTGAT
- a CDS encoding mechanosensitive ion channel family protein: protein MNTHLEKILIPSAIAITTAVILLIIRNFAFRLLHIWAEKSETRIDNIIIKSLKTPSLYWCLAIGLYIGAEVSEISPKYVFYLSRIIHIFVILSITIAVANLTGKIFRNYIQKLNLPIPTTGLAHAILKGTILIIGFLIILSILGVSITPLITALGVGGLAVALALQDTLANLFAGIHILMEKSIRVGDFVKLETEQEGYVEDITWRTTRIRMLPNNIVVIPNSKLSQSVVINYYLPEKRMSLLIPIGVSYSSDPEKVEKILIEEAKKAIGEIPGLLGEPEPFARFIPGFGDSSLDFTLICQVQEFVDQYLVQHELRKRIFKRFKEEGIEIPFPHRTVYLREEKEW from the coding sequence ATGAATACTCATTTAGAAAAAATACTTATTCCTTCCGCCATTGCTATCACTACTGCAGTAATACTGCTAATAATCAGGAATTTTGCATTCAGATTACTCCATATATGGGCAGAGAAATCAGAGACAAGAATTGATAACATTATCATTAAATCCTTAAAAACACCTTCTCTCTACTGGTGTCTCGCTATTGGTTTATATATTGGGGCCGAAGTTTCTGAAATTTCTCCTAAGTATGTTTTCTATCTTAGCAGGATTATTCATATATTTGTAATATTATCAATAACTATTGCAGTAGCTAATCTTACAGGAAAGATATTCAGAAATTATATCCAGAAATTAAATCTACCAATTCCTACAACAGGTCTTGCCCATGCAATATTGAAAGGCACAATATTGATTATAGGATTTTTGATTATATTGAGCATTCTTGGTGTATCTATTACGCCTTTAATTACAGCACTTGGTGTAGGTGGACTTGCAGTAGCTCTTGCTCTTCAGGATACCTTAGCTAATCTGTTTGCAGGAATCCATATACTTATGGAAAAGTCTATCAGGGTTGGAGATTTTGTAAAGCTTGAGACAGAACAGGAAGGTTATGTCGAGGATATAACATGGAGAACTACTCGAATAAGGATGCTACCAAATAATATTGTAGTAATTCCTAACAGCAAACTCTCACAAAGTGTCGTGATAAACTACTATCTGCCCGAAAAAAGGATGTCTCTATTGATTCCCATCGGCGTAAGTTATTCATCGGATCCTGAAAAGGTCGAAAAAATACTAATTGAAGAGGCTAAAAAAGCAATAGGTGAGATACCGGGTTTACTCGGAGAACCTGAACCATTTGCTCGCTTTATTCCTGGATTTGGTGATAGTTCACTTGATTTTACACTCATATGTCAGGTTCAGGAATTTGTTGACCAATATCTTGTGCAACACGAACTGAGGAAAAGAATTTTCAAAAGATTTAAAGAGGAAGGTATCGAAATACCATTTCCTCATAGAACAGTGTACTTGAGAGAGGAGAAAGAGTGGTAG
- a CDS encoding type II toxin-antitoxin system prevent-host-death family antitoxin — protein sequence MTSVGIKELKAKLSSYIDKVGKNDQVVITEHGREVAVIVPISKERKAIRALIDSGRAQWSGSKPKGLNGIKIKGKPLSETIIEGRL from the coding sequence ATGACCTCTGTCGGCATTAAAGAGCTCAAAGCAAAACTAAGCAGCTATATTGATAAGGTTGGCAAAAATGATCAAGTTGTCATCACTGAACACGGGAGGGAAGTTGCGGTTATTGTTCCTATATCAAAAGAAAGAAAAGCAATAAGAGCTTTGATAGATTCTGGCAGGGCACAGTGGTCTGGAAGTAAGCCAAAAGGACTTAATGGTATCAAAATAAAAGGTAAACCATTGTCAGAGACAATAATTGAAGGAAGGCTATGA
- a CDS encoding glycosyl transferase: protein MSDFYQTGVVATFHRLGAINLEKTESELMKHAEKRPIALVLPSLYSEIEGYALKKIVKELQHIQYINEIVVTLGPASEKEFKAAKAFFSVLPQKTQVLWNTGKRLNRIYRAIKDAELPIGEPGKGRSAWMAYGYILSHQKFHAIALHDCDIFTYSREMLARLCYPVVNPNLDYDFCKGFYSRITDKMHGRVTRLLVTPLIRALIKIIGYHPLLVFFDSFRYPLAGEFSMDIDLARVNRIPGDWGLEIGVLAEVYRNTSSRRVCQVDIAENYEHKHQKLSPEDASKGLHKMCVDICKTLFRTLASEGIVFSEGFFKTLVATYVRTAQDMLKRYEDDAAINGLYFDRHEESLGVETFTSGIKKAAEIITEDPLGVPLIASWDRVTSAIPDILNKIKDAVEEDNS, encoded by the coding sequence ATGTCAGATTTTTATCAAACAGGCGTTGTTGCAACGTTTCACAGACTTGGAGCTATAAACCTCGAAAAAACAGAATCAGAACTAATGAAACATGCAGAGAAAAGACCGATTGCACTTGTCCTTCCTTCTCTTTATAGTGAAATTGAGGGTTATGCCTTAAAGAAAATAGTTAAAGAATTACAACATATACAATACATTAATGAAATTGTCGTTACGCTTGGCCCTGCATCTGAGAAAGAATTTAAGGCTGCAAAAGCATTTTTTTCTGTTCTTCCTCAGAAAACACAGGTGCTCTGGAATACAGGGAAAAGATTAAACAGGATATACAGAGCCATTAAGGATGCTGAACTTCCTATCGGTGAGCCGGGGAAAGGCAGATCAGCATGGATGGCTTATGGTTATATACTGTCTCATCAAAAATTTCATGCTATAGCATTACATGACTGTGATATTTTCACATATAGCAGAGAAATGCTCGCACGGTTATGTTATCCTGTTGTTAATCCAAATCTCGATTATGACTTTTGCAAGGGATTTTACAGCAGGATAACTGATAAAATGCATGGGAGGGTAACAAGGCTTCTTGTCACCCCCCTGATAAGAGCACTCATAAAAATTATTGGTTATCATCCACTCCTAGTATTTTTTGATAGTTTTAGATATCCTCTTGCAGGAGAGTTTTCTATGGATATTGACCTTGCACGCGTCAATAGAATACCGGGAGATTGGGGATTGGAAATAGGTGTGCTTGCAGAGGTATACAGGAACACATCGTCTCGCAGAGTATGCCAGGTTGATATTGCTGAAAATTATGAACATAAACATCAAAAACTATCACCTGAAGATGCAAGCAAGGGTTTGCATAAAATGTGCGTGGATATCTGTAAAACATTGTTCAGGACCCTCGCATCAGAAGGAATAGTTTTTTCAGAAGGTTTTTTTAAAACTCTGGTAGCAACCTATGTAAGAACGGCACAGGATATGCTAAAAAGATATGAGGATGATGCTGCCATAAATGGTCTTTATTTCGATCGGCATGAAGAAAGTCTCGGGGTTGAAACATTCACAAGTGGGATAAAGAAAGCGGCTGAAATAATAACTGAAGATCCCCTTGGTGTCCCGTTGATCGCAAGTTGGGATAGAGTAACTTCAGCAATACCTGATATACTCAATAAAATAAAGGATGCAGTTGAAGAAGATAATAGCTAA